One segment of Leuconostoc lactis DNA contains the following:
- the yajC gene encoding preprotein translocase subunit YajC produces MNANLILPLILIVGMFWFMNRQQKKQRAAQEERQNSLEKGSEVVTIGGLHAVVDSVDKVAKTVDLDAEGVILTFDLAAIRTIKPKAPAAGEKVVVDDLKPAETPAEDKIVNTNEPADK; encoded by the coding sequence ATGAATGCAAACTTAATCCTCCCACTTATTCTGATTGTTGGTATGTTTTGGTTTATGAACCGCCAGCAAAAGAAGCAACGTGCTGCGCAAGAAGAACGTCAAAACAGCCTTGAAAAAGGGTCTGAAGTTGTGACAATCGGTGGTTTGCACGCCGTTGTTGATAGCGTGGATAAGGTCGCTAAGACTGTTGATTTGGACGCCGAAGGCGTTATTTTGACGTTTGACTTGGCTGCTATTCGCACAATCAAGCCAAAAGCACCTGCAGCTGGCGAAAAGGTTGTTGTGGATGATCTTAAGCCAGCAGAAACACCTGCTGAAGATAAGATTGTGAACACAAACGAACCAGCCGACAAGTAA
- a CDS encoding alpha/beta fold hydrolase, with protein sequence MKTKTIQRPDGTKIVYDEFGDRQHQTLFLLHGNGGSARYFRPQITQYAQYFHVIAIDTRGHGRSSNTQRRITFDDMVADIEAIRQTEQIETLYILGYSDGANIGIKYATLYPKRVTRLVLNAPNLSKKGVYQVLWWFDRTAQFLMRLLAPINHYAKRRYKQLHVMSEPLNISRRDLERISAPTLLVIGRFDLVKKRHIERIAAILPHAEVLIIPRGGHFVTYTNPKKFSALVLPFLQRGEEYEKV encoded by the coding sequence ATGAAAACAAAAACAATTCAACGACCAGATGGCACAAAAATTGTCTATGATGAATTTGGGGATCGCCAACACCAAACCTTGTTTCTGCTGCATGGGAATGGTGGTTCGGCCCGTTATTTTCGGCCGCAAATTACGCAATATGCCCAATACTTTCATGTGATTGCAATCGATACCAGAGGACATGGGCGTTCGTCCAATACGCAGCGCCGGATTACTTTTGATGATATGGTAGCTGACATCGAGGCCATTCGCCAAACCGAGCAGATTGAGACGCTGTATATATTGGGCTATAGTGATGGCGCCAATATTGGAATTAAGTATGCCACGCTTTATCCTAAGCGTGTGACTCGTCTCGTCCTTAATGCGCCCAACTTATCCAAAAAAGGGGTCTATCAAGTCCTTTGGTGGTTTGATCGCACGGCGCAGTTTTTAATGCGATTATTAGCACCGATTAATCATTATGCTAAACGGCGTTATAAACAGCTGCATGTGATGAGTGAACCGCTCAATATTAGTCGACGTGACTTAGAGCGCATTTCGGCCCCAACATTGTTGGTCATCGGTCGGTTTGATTTAGTGAAAAAGCGGCATATTGAACGCATTGCGGCGATTTTACCCCATGCGGAAGTCTTGATTATTCCACGCGGTGGCCATTTTGTGACGTACACCAATCCAAAAAAGTTTAGTGCGTTAGTTTTACCGTTTTTACAACGAGGAGAAGAGTATGAAAAAGTTTAA
- the mprF gene encoding bifunctional lysylphosphatidylglycerol flippase/synthetase MprF, which yields MKKFKQLLSRLIVPAVTLILIGQTIYMTREITWDMIFSTINDIYWWQAILLMILGFIAVLPTVLNDVILAKWQHYQIEMPELLQRSWLINVFNINAGFVGTVGVLLRRIWFADQKNGGRLKPYIQMYVLSLGGLFIASVMALVAIWLNVIPDFDDNLIWLMVLLAVAVVVGIISLIPRFNFWSGMTQRAFVLLTSNAVLTFAIQMALFVTIGLTIGVDVRIAMMMLLFTIANTIALVTMTPGTWGSLDVSLLLMLSGLSVDIEKVVVWLILYRLVYNMLPLFSAIVLFCYRLSRKINREYRGVPHYVALSVTHRLTTIALYLSGILLVLSGTMPGIMQRVTILHHLRPWPITFALANQLPNILLGFLLLISARGVANRVKRAYYSTIVLLVLVVIYAYMSYRQILPVIIFGLLLIGFMFSKKTLYRKQFIHSWQQQVIDGTIWGALIISYLLLGMIDAPIVKNHFQRLTHLGLLPSVHWWLMGTAIILVVTVFSLLLSRYLRAHKQQLGVPFDEARLQRLLAIGDTHYTNLAFLGDKRFYFYQVDGQDRVGLQFRVINNQAMVMGDPFGDATYFADAMQQFVDEADVLSYVPVFYEVSERIAMLAHEFGYDFFKLGEEAHVIVTEFSTAGKKMQNVRSVINQANRAGFDFKVLQPPFSAEVMAQLRAISDEWLAGREEKGYSLGFFDENYLQRYPIAVLEKDGQIEAFATLVTSHTEQQLAVDLMRFTKQAPNGVMDVLFVNTIAYAKEKGLATLNLGMSPLANVGQHRQSFGRERLANLVYQFGSKVYSFEGLHHYKRKFTKNWVPMYIAYSRKSWIIMVMIGLLKIDNKGVARAPEIKVVYDEDNDFEQ from the coding sequence ATGAAAAAGTTTAAACAACTCTTATCACGGCTGATTGTACCAGCTGTGACCCTGATTTTGATTGGGCAAACGATTTATATGACCCGAGAAATCACCTGGGATATGATTTTTTCAACCATTAATGATATTTATTGGTGGCAAGCGATTTTATTGATGATTTTAGGCTTCATTGCGGTATTGCCAACCGTGTTAAACGACGTGATCTTAGCCAAATGGCAGCACTATCAAATTGAGATGCCTGAATTGTTGCAACGGTCATGGCTGATTAATGTGTTTAATATTAATGCTGGGTTCGTTGGGACAGTCGGGGTCTTGTTGCGCCGTATTTGGTTTGCTGATCAAAAAAATGGTGGCCGTCTAAAGCCCTATATTCAGATGTATGTGTTGAGTTTGGGTGGCTTGTTTATCGCCAGTGTGATGGCACTTGTAGCCATTTGGTTGAATGTCATCCCCGACTTTGACGATAATCTGATTTGGTTGATGGTTTTGCTCGCTGTTGCGGTAGTGGTTGGCATTATTTCACTTATCCCGCGTTTTAACTTCTGGTCGGGGATGACACAACGTGCCTTTGTCCTACTCACGAGTAATGCGGTCTTAACCTTTGCCATCCAAATGGCGTTATTTGTGACGATTGGGCTTACGATTGGCGTGGATGTTCGCATTGCTATGATGATGTTATTGTTCACCATTGCCAACACCATTGCGCTGGTGACGATGACTCCAGGAACTTGGGGCTCACTTGATGTGTCGTTGCTATTGATGCTATCAGGCTTATCAGTGGATATTGAAAAAGTGGTGGTTTGGCTGATTTTGTATCGCCTGGTTTACAACATGTTGCCATTGTTTAGTGCCATTGTGTTGTTTTGCTACCGGTTATCTCGCAAAATCAATCGTGAATATCGTGGGGTACCGCACTATGTTGCCTTGTCCGTGACCCATCGGTTGACGACTATTGCGTTATATTTGTCAGGTATTTTGTTAGTCTTGTCTGGTACAATGCCTGGCATCATGCAACGGGTGACCATCTTACATCATCTACGGCCTTGGCCAATTACTTTTGCCCTTGCCAACCAGCTCCCAAATATTTTATTAGGTTTTCTCCTACTTATTAGTGCGCGTGGCGTGGCCAATCGGGTTAAACGCGCTTATTATTCGACGATTGTTTTACTCGTCTTAGTGGTCATTTATGCGTATATGTCTTATCGACAAATTTTGCCAGTTATCATCTTTGGGTTGCTCTTGATTGGCTTTATGTTTAGCAAGAAAACGTTGTATCGCAAACAATTTATCCACTCTTGGCAACAGCAGGTGATTGATGGCACCATTTGGGGCGCCCTCATTATCAGTTATTTGCTGCTTGGTATGATTGATGCACCGATTGTTAAAAATCATTTCCAGCGCTTAACGCATCTTGGTTTATTACCGTCAGTGCACTGGTGGCTCATGGGAACCGCCATTATTTTGGTGGTGACAGTCTTTAGTTTGTTATTATCACGCTACCTCCGTGCTCATAAGCAACAACTCGGGGTACCGTTTGATGAAGCGCGTTTGCAACGGTTATTAGCAATTGGGGACACGCATTATACCAACTTGGCATTTTTGGGTGATAAACGTTTTTACTTCTATCAGGTTGACGGACAAGATCGCGTCGGCCTACAATTCCGCGTGATTAACAATCAGGCAATGGTGATGGGTGATCCATTTGGGGACGCCACGTATTTCGCTGACGCCATGCAACAATTCGTGGATGAGGCGGATGTTTTAAGTTATGTGCCGGTATTTTATGAAGTCAGTGAACGGATTGCCATGTTGGCGCATGAATTTGGCTATGATTTCTTTAAGTTAGGTGAAGAAGCGCATGTCATCGTCACTGAATTCTCAACTGCCGGTAAGAAGATGCAAAATGTGCGTTCCGTGATTAATCAAGCCAACCGTGCTGGTTTTGACTTTAAAGTGTTGCAGCCACCATTTAGTGCCGAAGTGATGGCGCAATTACGAGCAATTAGTGATGAATGGTTAGCGGGCCGTGAAGAAAAAGGGTATTCATTAGGCTTCTTTGACGAGAATTATCTCCAACGCTATCCCATTGCTGTCTTAGAAAAAGATGGGCAAATCGAAGCCTTTGCCACACTGGTAACCTCACATACCGAACAACAATTGGCTGTTGACTTGATGCGTTTTACCAAACAGGCACCAAATGGCGTGATGGATGTGTTGTTTGTGAACACGATTGCCTATGCTAAGGAAAAAGGGTTGGCGACGTTAAATTTGGGGATGTCACCGTTAGCCAATGTTGGGCAACATCGACAAAGTTTTGGTCGGGAACGTTTGGCCAATTTAGTGTATCAATTTGGATCAAAAGTTTATTCATTTGAAGGTCTCCATCACTACAAGCGTAAATTTACGAAAAATTGGGTACCCATGTACATTGCGTACTCAAGAAAGTCGTGGATTATCATGGTCATGATTGGTCTTTTGAAAATTGATAACAAAGGTGTGGCACGTGCACCAGAAATCAAAGTCGTGTATGATGAAGATAACGATTTTGAACAATAA